One region of Halomicrobium sp. LC1Hm genomic DNA includes:
- a CDS encoding BolA family protein, with protein MDTDEIERLIEAGIDGADATVTISHGTAEDDHYAARVVAPAFEGESLVDRHQRVYDALDGHMTTDIHAIEIETYTPGEAD; from the coding sequence ATGGACACGGACGAGATCGAGCGACTCATCGAGGCTGGGATCGACGGCGCAGACGCGACAGTGACGATATCGCACGGGACTGCGGAAGACGACCACTACGCGGCGCGGGTCGTCGCGCCGGCCTTCGAAGGCGAGTCCCTCGTTGATCGTCACCAGCGGGTGTACGACGCGCTCGACGGACATATGACGACGGACATTCACGCGATCGAAATCGAGACGTACACGCCCGGCGAGGCGGACTAG
- a CDS encoding glutaredoxin encodes MTFNPNEGLPQEEVTERVDEAIESNEVVLFMKGTEMMPQCGYSDKALTLIGQCRDDFETVDVLESLDEYRAALEEHSGRETIPQTFVDGEFVGGSDILEQYAERGELEATLQA; translated from the coding sequence ATGACGTTCAATCCGAACGAAGGGCTGCCACAGGAGGAGGTCACGGAGCGCGTCGACGAGGCGATCGAGAGCAACGAGGTCGTCCTGTTCATGAAGGGAACAGAGATGATGCCTCAGTGTGGGTATTCGGACAAGGCACTCACGCTGATCGGACAGTGTCGCGACGACTTCGAGACGGTCGACGTACTCGAATCACTCGACGAGTACCGGGCGGCACTGGAAGAACACAGCGGCCGTGAGACGATTCCACAGACGTTCGTCGACGGGGAGTTCGTCGGCGGCAGCGATATCTTGGAGCAGTACGCCGAGCGGGGCGAACTCGAGGCGACGCTGCAGGCCTAG